A window from Podospora bellae-mahoneyi strain CBS 112042 chromosome 1 map unlocalized CBS112042p_1, whole genome shotgun sequence encodes these proteins:
- the ATP1 gene encoding Alpha subunit of the F1 sector of mitochondrial F1F0 ATP synthase (EggNog:ENOG503NUHW; COG:C), which translates to MFRNALRQSTRAVGALSATSRLAVRNAAPAAIQARTFAEAKASPTEVSSILEQRIRGVQEESNLAETGRVLSVGDGIARVHGMANVQAEELVEFASGVKGMCMNLEAGQVGVVLFGSDRLVKEGETVKRTGEIVDVPVGPELLGRVVDALGNPIDGKGPINTKEKRRAQLKAPGILPRKSVNQPVQTGLKSIDAMVPIGRGQRELIIGDRQTGKTAVALDAMLNQKRWNSGNDETKKLYCIYVAVGQKRSTVAQLVKTLEENDAMKYSIVVAATASEAAPLQYLAPFTGASIGEWFRDNGKHSLVIFDDLSKQAVAYRQMSLLLRRPPGREAYPGDVFYLHSRLLERAAKMNDKHGGGSMTALPVIETQGGDVSAYIPTNVISITDGQIFLEAELFYKGIRPAINVGLSVSRVGSAAQLKAMKQVAGSLKLFLAQYREVAAFAQFGSDLDAATKQTLNRGERLTELLKQKQYSPMAVNEMVPLIFAGVNGFLDQVPVAKILQWEADFLSHLKTNEADLLATIEKEGAISKDLEARLKDVISTFTKGFLG; encoded by the exons GGTCTCTTCCATCCTCGAGCAGAGAATCCGCGGTGTCCAGGAGGAGTCCAACCTCGCCGAGACCGGTCGTGTCCTCTCCGTCGG TGATGGTATCGCCCGTGTGCACGGCATGGCCAATGTCCAGGCTGAGGAGCTTGTCGA GTTCGCCTCTGGCGTCAAGGGCATGTGCATGAACTTGGAGGCCGGCCAGGTCGGTGTCGTGCTTTTCGGTTCTGATCGTCTTGTCAAGGAGGGCGAGACCGTCAAGCGTACCGGCGAAATTGTCGACGTTCCCGTCGGCcccgagcttctcggccgtGTCGTCGATGCTCTCGGCAACCCCATCGATGGCAAGGgccccatcaacaccaaggaGAAGCGTCGTGCCCAGCTCAAGGCCCCCGGCATTCTTCCCCGCAAGTCCGTCAACCAGCCCGTGCAGACTGGTCTCAAGTCCATCGACGCCATGGTCCCCATTGGTCGTGGTCAGCGTGAGTTGATCATTGGTGATCGTCAGACCGGCAAGACTGCCGTCGCTCTCGATGCCATGCTCAACCAGAAGCGGTGGAACAGCGGCAACGACGAGACCAAGAAGCTTTACTGCATCTACGTCGCCGTCGGCCAGAAGCGCTCCACTGTCGCCCAGCTCGTCAAGACCCTCGAGGAGAACGACGCCATGAAGTACtccatcgtcgtcgccgccaccgcctccgaGGCTGCT CCGCTTCAATATTTGGCACCCTTCACCGGCGCTTCCATCGGCGAGTGGTTCCGTGACAACGGCAAGCACTCTCTCGTCATCTTCGACGATCTGTCCAAGCAGGCCGTTGCTTACCGTCAGAtgtcccttcttctccgtcgtCCCCCCGGACGTGAGGCCTACCCCGGTGACGTTTTCTACCTCCACTCTCGTCTCCTCGAGCGTGCTGCCAAGATGAACGACAAGCACGGTGGTGGTTCCATGACTGCCCTTCCCGTCATTGAGACccagggtggtgatgtgtcTGCCTACATTCCTACCAACGTCATTTCCATCACTGACGGTCAGATCTTCTTGGAGGCTGAGCTTTTCTACAAGGGTATCCGTCCCGCCATCAACGTCGGTCTTTCCGTCTCTCGTGTCGGTTCCGCTGCCCAACTCAAGGCCATGAAGCAAGTCGCTGGTTCGCTCAAGCTCTTCTTGGCCCAGTACCGTGAGGTCGCTGCCTTCGCCCAGTTCGGTTCCGATCTTGATGCCGCCACCAAGCAGACCCTCAACCGTGGTGAACGC TTGACCGAGCTCCTCAAGCAGAAGCAGTACTCCCCCATGGCCGTCAACGAGATGGTTCCCCTTATCTTCGCCGGTGTCAACGGTTTCCTCGACCAAGTCCCCGTTGCCAAGATCCTCCAGTGGGAGGCTGACTTCCTCTCTCACCTCAAGACCAACGAGGCTGACCTCCTTGCCACcatcgagaaggagggtgCCATCAGCAAGGACCTTGAGGCTAGACTGAAGGATGTCATCTCCACCTTCACCAAGGGCTTCCTCGGTTAA